The Micromonospora sp. M71_S20 genome has a window encoding:
- a CDS encoding M50 family metallopeptidase produces the protein MVSIDGLGGLWDKLFAAQPDPPPLLVLLTAVVALVVVSTRLPWRIARNAITIAHEGGHALVALLTGRRLHGIRLHSDTSGLTLSAGRPTGPGMILTLLAGYVAPPLVGLAGAWLLGGNRITLLLWVAVVLLLAMLVMIRNVFGVLSLLVTGGVVLAVSWYAEPQVQAAFAYAGVWFLLLGGVRPVVELQRLRSRGRMPASDADQLAGLTPLPAFFWVTVFALVNLVALGAGALLLAGPILTEAGLTP, from the coding sequence CTGGTGCTGCTGACCGCCGTCGTCGCGCTGGTGGTGGTCAGCACCCGCCTGCCCTGGCGGATCGCCCGCAACGCGATCACCATCGCCCACGAGGGCGGGCACGCGCTGGTCGCCCTGCTCACCGGCCGCCGCCTGCACGGCATCCGGCTGCACTCGGACACCTCGGGCCTCACCCTCTCCGCCGGCCGGCCCACGGGCCCCGGGATGATCCTCACCCTGCTCGCCGGCTACGTCGCCCCGCCGCTGGTCGGGCTGGCCGGCGCGTGGCTGCTCGGCGGCAACCGGATCACCCTGCTGCTCTGGGTCGCCGTGGTGCTGCTGCTGGCCATGCTGGTCATGATCCGCAACGTCTTCGGCGTGCTCTCGCTGCTGGTCACCGGCGGGGTGGTGCTCGCCGTCTCCTGGTACGCCGAACCGCAGGTGCAGGCGGCGTTCGCGTACGCCGGGGTGTGGTTCCTGCTGCTCGGCGGGGTGCGGCCGGTGGTGGAGCTGCAACGGCTGCGCTCGCGGGGGCGGATGCCCGCCTCCGACGCCGACCAGCTCGCCGGCCTCACCCCGCTGCCCGCGTTCTTCTGGGTCACCGTCTTCGCCCTGGTCAACCTGGTCGCCCTCGGCGCCGGCGCGCTGCTGCTGGCCGGCCCGATCCTCACCGAGGCCGGCCTGACGCCCTGA